A genomic stretch from Coffea arabica cultivar ET-39 chromosome 10c, Coffea Arabica ET-39 HiFi, whole genome shotgun sequence includes:
- the LOC113713375 gene encoding WAT1-related protein At1g43650-like, with the protein MMALQYILAAMEKHKPCIVMVIIQFIYTGMSLFSKAAIAEGMKPSIFVAYRQALATLALAPFAIFFESQKSHPLSLNVLCKMFLVSLCGVTLSLNLYYAGMNYTSATFATAMTNNLPIIVFIMAVCLRIESLSITQWHGMAKVLGAVTCLSGAMVITFYKGPALYSEYGKEASHNSSRTYTKEEWIKGSLLMLGANLTWAIWLIMQAPILKQYPAKLRLTTLQCCFSCVISTVYSAAVERNISSWKLGWDVNLFSVAYCGIVVTGLSYWLQVWVVEKRGPVFTSIFSPIALLLTAIFSAMIFKETLHCGSVLGAVLLVAGLYSFLWGKNKETEIHGSEEKSNQTKEEVALECITCTPTCNEDGEEKR; encoded by the exons ATGATGGCATTGCAATACATCCTAGCAGCCATGGAAAAACATAAGCCTTGTATTGTCATGGTGATTATACAATTCATCTACACAGGCATGTCCCTCTTCTCTAAAGCAGCAATAGCTGAAGGCATGAAACCTTCAATATTTGTTGCCTATAGACAAGCATTAGCCACACTTGCCTTGGCTCCCTTCGCAATTTTCTTTGAAAG CCAAAAGTCTCATCCACTATCACTCAATGTACTCTGCAAGATGTTTCTTGTGTCATTATGTGG GGTAACGTTATCTTTAAATCTTTACTATGCCGGAATGAATTACACCTCAGCAACTTTTGCTACGGCCATGACCAATAATCTACCAATCATCGTCTTCATCATGGCTGTCTGTTTAAG GATTGAAAGCCTAAGTATAACTCAATGGCATGGGATGGCCAAAGTGTTAGGCGCAGTTACTTGTCTTTCAGGGGCTATGGTAATCACTTTCTACAAAGGTCCTGCTTTGTATTCAGAATATGGCAAAGAAGCCTCACACAATTCTTCAAGAACCTATACTAAAGAAGAATGGATAAAAGGTTCTCTTCTCATGCTTGGAGCAAACTTAACATGGGCTATCTGGCTTATTATGCAG gcTCCAATTCTCAAGCAGTATCCAGCAAAACTTCGGCTAACAACATTGCAGTGCTGTTTCAGCTGCGTGATTTCGACAGTTTATAGCGCAGCTGTGGAGCGGAACATATCCTCCTGGAAACTTGGATGGGATGTTAATCTTTTCTCCGTAGCTTATTGT GGTATTGTAGTCACCGGGCTGTCATACTGGTTACAAGTATGGGTAGTGGAGAAAAGAGGGCCTGTATTTACATCCATTTTCAGCCCGATAGCACTCCTTTTAACAGCAATCTTTTCAGCAATGATTTTTAAGGAGACGCTTCATTGCGGCAG TGTTCTGGGGGCTGTTCTTTTAGTGGCTGGCCTGTACAGCTTTTTGTGGGGCAAGAATAAAGAGACTGAAATCCATGGAAGTGAAGAAAAATCGAATCAGACTAAAGAAGAGGTTGCATTGGAGTGCATCACTTGTACACCAACCTGTAATGAGGATGgagaagaaaaaagatga
- the LOC113714245 gene encoding uncharacterized protein: MTAAAAKPPERGGQKLVAPSFAAVVGRSNDEIGVTLGVVSTFRGRFSAGRPSMEAIRKFFVTLGLKGHCSVGLLDEKHVLIRPVVDDDYTRLFVRRVWFIGKSPMSISKWSIDFRSGQELSIAPVWVSFPGLPIPFFQRNQLMQLASTLGHPLKLDAATGDLRRPSAARVLVEVDISLPLAKRVWIRDEEYGFWQPVDFENIPPYCSFCSKFGHQQDSCFRRDPSLRPVKVGQASLKLQEVSAPVMSLDKGKAKQGEPGIPAASSGSVGAEVAGLSAPVQKQLLLQGHGVATSCVLSSREAAVLEVPVEAAAGQQIGEVEVEVDTTSDPVKVLEDEGMEQDMGQAPTVVDDAHQDVGCGGVQDVGMQQEQQGDVELGGSLEIILPHAAEVRGDGVEGSKPDDVEARSVALVGDQTVESSSDEEVLSVGSLSPRSARELVRIQDATIVSTAGVVDNSVAALRNKKKRIPFLLCPMIKGLFWNVRGISKAPKLRRIKKLIQMNNLQFLAFCEPWLEVDKVEQYRHKLGFHGVVHNVVGSIWVFFQELFSGLVIGESPQHVSVRLSHDHVPGSHLVVSFVHARCTPVERCELWEGLMRDNPGSAAWLVGGDFNVILDAEEKKGGRAFNPGEAMEFRQFINEANLMDAGFSGAQFTWCNNRHGRARIWKRLDRVLVNEGYSDTGMSLAVSHLARESSDHAPLLLSVSTRLDTKPRSFRFLNVWTRHEDFLPMVQDSWEQPCVGPPLQVLCCKLKRLRGTIRDWSRRVFGDIFQTVRQKEEEVRLAEVRVESDDSDAARVHLHLAKGQLRAALRVEELFWKQKARVRWLQEGDRNTRFFHSVVKNRRVRSIIHRIRNGQGEWVESDDGIGAEAILYFEGLFTDQRPASSSELLQHIPTILTDEENDLLEQFPSAVEIRNAVFAMDGESAPGPDGYTGKFFTVAWSVVGADVVSAVCSFFCGTELPRAITATSIALIPKVGHPQDFSQFRPISSCNFVNKLISRILADRLARILPRIISPQQSGFVRGRLISDNFLLAQELLSNIGRTSRNADVALKLDMSMAYDRVSWIFLTMILRRFDFREQWIDMIWRLVSNVWFSILINRASVGFFKSTRGLRQGDPLSPDLFIIGAEVLSRSLNQLVEHRQFKCFSVPRGCPMITHLSYADDVLIFSGASSTSLRCVMQIIGKYEAVSGQEINVQKSGFMVHAKLPSQCVARIRRVIGFGLKSFPVRYLGCPLFVGRRKCLYFMELVQSVISKVSSWRSRFLSNGGRIVLIKHVLSAIPTHFLAASCPPKGVLALVERTMANFLWGEREGGLRHHWIKWADLCADSSQGGVGVRSLLEVHTAFSFKLWWRFRTRECLWATFMRAKYCRQSHPCMVAAGQGSSYMWRRLLQIREVTEQNLWWEMRSGQCNFWFDNWMGSGPLCQRLQSVSDHLVRDFVLNGRWNQQLLRLWVPDDIVSEIVTKVAPVGSADDRAVWALTESGDFSIASTYVLLGSQTPSSFMFERVWHPVIPIKISFFMVRLLRDRLPLASSLGRLQVYGPSKCFCCLASQSESLDHVFAEGELALFLWTFFGNSAGVSYRGMGVRSRLATWWCQPVRHSRLESLHSVLPCIICWHIWLARNLAIFEGQLLRRQTICDRILADVVGLFSKKFAGEFIGVGSWSTVLSIFSGWRPRYSHRVVCWEFPVQGAFKLNTDGCSLGNPGVSGGGGVLRDSSGALLFGFSVPFGELTCLQAEIKALVFGVQQCRLRGFSRIRVEVDSLVLVNLLVRQVRCPWSVRSDLESLRAVQGLEWTVGHCYREMNQVADALAKVGAHSEGTILYTTQSELPRVARGALGLDRSQIPAIRTRAISH; the protein is encoded by the exons ATGACGGCTGCGGCAGCGAAGCCGCCGGAGCGTGGCGGCCAGAAGCTTGTGGCCCCTTCCTTTGCGGCAGTAGTTGGCCGTTCCAATGATGAGATTGGGGTAACGCTGGGTGTTGTCTCAACATTCAGAG GGAGATTCAGTGCGGGCAGGCCCTCCATGGAGGCCATACGAAAATTCTTTGTGACGCTGGGGCTCAAAGGACATTGCTCAGTGGGCCTCCTGGACGAGAAGCACGTTCTGATTAGACCAGTGGTGGACGATGATTATACTCGCTTGTTTGTTCGCAGGGTCTGGTTCATAGGTAAGTCACCAATGTCGATTTCGAAGTGGAGCATCGACTTCAGGTCTGGCCAAGAGCTTTCAATTGCTCCAGTTTGGGTAAGTTTCCCAGGTCTGCCTATTCCCTTTTTCCAAAGGAATCAGTTGATGCAGTTAGCCTCTACGTTGGGGCACCCCCTCAAGTTGGATGCGGCAACCGGTGATCTTCGTCGGCCCTCTGCTGCGCGAGTGTTGGTAGAGGTAGATATCTCTTTGCCTCTTGCTAAACGCGTTTGGATAAGAGATGAGGAATATGGATTTTGGCAGCCCGTGGACTTTGAAAACATTCCTCCTTACTGCTCTTTCTGTTCCAAGTTCGGTCATCAGCAGGACAGTTGTTTTCGGAGGGATCCTTCCCTGCGGCCTGTGAAGGTGGGGCAGGCTTCCTTGAAACTTCAAGAGGTTTCTGCGCCTGTCATGAGTTTGGATAAGGGTAAAGCTAAGCAGGGTGAGCCTGGTATACCTGCAGCGTCGTCAGGTAGTGTTGGGGCAGAGGTAGCTGGGCTGTCGGCTCCAGTCCAGAAGCAGCTGCTGCTCCAGGGACATGGGGTGGCAACTTCCTGTGTTTTGTCTTCCAGAGAGGCTGCGGTATTGGAGGTGCCGGTGGAAGCAGCGGCTGGGCAGCAGATTGGGGAGGTCGAAGTGGAGGTTGATACTACTTCTGACCCTGTGAAGGTTTTGGAGGATGAAGGGATGGAGCAGGATATGGGGCAGGCGCCCACAGTTGTGGATGATGCGCATCAAGATGTCGGTTGCGGAGGAGTGCAGGACGTGGGGATGCAGCAGGAGCAGCAGGGTGATGTAGAACTGGGTGGTAGTTTGGAGATTATCCTCCCGCATGCTGCTGAGGTGCGAGGGGATGGTGTGGAGGGGAGCAAACCAGATGATGTTGAGGCGCGATCTGTTGCCCTTGTGGGAGATCAGACGGTGGAGTCCAGCAGTGATGAGGAGGTCCTTTCAGTGGGTTCCTTATCCCCACGATCTGCTAGGGAGCTGGTGCGAATCCAGGATGCAACCATAGTGTCAACAGCTGGAGTTGTTGACAATTCGGTGGCGGCTTtgaggaacaaaaaaaaaag AATTCCCTTCCTACTTTGTCCAATGATTAAAGGTCTATTTTGGAATGTTCGGGGCATTTCTAAAGCTCCGAAATTGAGAAGGATTAAAAAATTGATTCAAATGAACAATCTCCAATTTTTGGCTTTTTGTGAACCTTGGTTGGAGGTTGATAAAGTTGAACAGTATAGACACAAATTAGGTTTTCATGGAGTGGTGCATAATGTGGTGGGTTCGATCTGGGTTTTCTTCCAAGAGCTTTTTTCTGGCTTGGTGATTGGAGAGAGCCCCCAGCATGTGTCAGTGCGACTTTCTCACGATCATGTGCCGGGCTCCCACCTTGTTGTCTCCTTTGTGCATGCGCGATGTACACCTGTGGAGAGGTGTGAGCTATGGGAGGGTTTAATGCGGGATAACCCGGGTTCCGCTGCATGGCTTGTGGGTGGGGATTTTAATGTAATTTTAGATGCTGAGGAGAAGAAAGGGGGTCGGGCTTTTAATCCTGGTGAAGCTATGGAGTTTAGACAATTTATTAATGAGGCTAATCTCATGGATGCCGGTTTTTCTGGGGCTCAGTTTACCTGGTGTAACAATAGACATGGCAGGGCAAGAATCTGGAAAAGGTTGGATCGGGTTTTGGTGAATGAAGGTTATTCTGACACGGGGATGTCATTGGCGGTGTCGCACCTAGCCCGGGAGTCCTCAGACCATGCTCCGCTCCTTCTTTCAGTGTCAACCAGATTGGATACTAAGCCGAGGTCGTTCAGGTTCCTTAATGTCTGGACGAGGCACGAGGACTTTTTGCCTATGGTTCAGGATTCTTGGGAGCAACCGTGCGTTGGACCCCCTTTGCAAGTTCTCTGTTGCAAATTAAAGCGGTTGAGGGGTACTATACGGGATTGGAGTAGGAGGGTTTTTGGGGATATTTTTCAGACAGTTAGGCAAAAGGAAGAGGAGGTGCGGTTGGCAGAGGTCCGTGTAGAAAGCGATGATTCAGATGCTGCTAGGGTGCATTTACATCTTGCCAAAGGCCAGTTGCGAGCGGCCTTGAGAGTGgaggagttgttttggaagcagAAGGCTCGGGTAAGGTGGCTTCAGGAGGGAGATCGAAATACAAGGTTCTTTCATTCTGTCGTCAAAAATAGAAGGGTACGTTCGATCATTCACAGGATTAGAAATGGGCAAGGGGAGTGGGTGGAGTCGGATGATGGGATTGGAGCAGAGGCGATTCTGTATTTCGAGGGGTTGTTTACGGATCAGCGTCCAGCATCTTCCTCTGAGTTGCTTCAACATATCCCAACAATTTTGACTGATGAGGAGAATGATTTGTTGGAGCAGTTTCCCTCTGCGGTGGAGATTCGAAATGCGGTTTTTGCGATGGATGGGGAGAGTGCACCGGGGCCGGATGGATATACGGGTAAGTTCTTTACGGTTGCTTGGTCAGTTGTCGGTGCGGATGTTGTTAGCGCAGTGTGTAGTTTTTTCTGTGGGACGGAGTTGCCTCGGGCTATTACAGCGACCTCCATTGCACTCATTCCTAAGGTTGGGCACCCACAGGATTTTTCTCAGTTTCGCCCGATTAGCTCATGTAACTTTGTTAACAAGTTGATTTCGCGAATTTTGGCGGATCGCTTGGCCCGAATCCTTCCAAGGATTATTTCCCCACAGCAGAGTGGTTTTGTTCGGGGGCGGCTTATATCGGATAATTTCTTGCTGGCACAAGAGTTGCTCTCTAATATAGGGAGGACCTCCAGAAATGCCGATGTAGCTCTGAAATTAGATATGTCAATGGCTTATGACCGTGTTTCCTGGATTTTTTTGACAATGATTTTGAGGAGATTTGATTTTAGGGAGCAATGGATTGATATGATTTGGAGATTGGTCTCGAATGTTTGGTTTTCGATCCTAATCAACAGGGCCAGTGTGGGTTTCTTTAAGTCTACGCGAGGGCTTCGTCAAGGGGACCCGTTATCCCCAGATTTGTTTATTATTGGCGCTGAGGTGCTGTCCCGCTCTTTGAACCAGTTAGTGGAGCATCGGCAGTTCAAGTGCTTTTCAGTTCCGCGGGGCTGTCCTATGATCACTCATCTCAGTTATGCAGATGACGTCCTGATTTTTTCAGGTGCTTCATCCACTTCGCTGAGATGTGTTATGCAGATTATTGGAAAATATGAAGCAGTTTCGGGGCAGGAGATTAATGTTCAAAAGAGCGGGTTCATGGTGCATGCTAAACTGCCTAGTCAGTGTGTGGCAAGGATTCGACGGGTAATTGGATTTGGTTTGAAGTCGTTTCCCGTGCGTTACTTGGGGTGTCCGCTTTTTGTGGGGCGCCGGAAGTGTCTATACTTCATGGAGCTGGTACAGTCAGTTATTTCTAAAGTTTCTTCATGGCGGTCCAGATTTCTATCCAATGGGGGTCGGATTGTACTCATCAAACACGTGCTTTCAGCAATCCCAACTCATTTTTTGGCAGCTTCATGCCCTCCGAAGGGAGTTCTAGCTTTAGTTGAACGGACTATGGCAAATTTTCTCTGGGGGGAGCGGGAAGGTGGCCTCCGACATCATTGGATTAAGTGGGCAGACCTGTGTGCCGACTCGTCACAGGGCGGGGTTGGTGTTCGATCGCTTCTGGAGGTTCATACAGCATTCTCATTCAAATTGTGGTGGCGTTTCCGTACGAGAGAGTGTTTATGGGCGACATTTATGAGAGCCAAGTATTGTCGGCAGAGTCATCCATGCATGGTAGCGGCGGGTCAGGGCAGTTCATATATGTGGAGGCGTTTGCTTCAAATTCGTGAGGTGACGGAGCAAAATCTTTGGTGGGAGATGCGATCGGGACAGTGTAATTTCTGGTTCGACAATTGGATGGGTTCTGGTCCTCTGTGTCAACGGTTACAAAGTGTTTCTGATCACTTAGTTAGGGATTTCGTATTGAATGGAAGGTGGAATCAACAGTTGCTACGGCTTTGGGTTCCTGATGACATAGTATCAGAGATAGTTACTAAAGTTGCCCCAGTGGGATCCGCGGACGATCGTGCGGTGTGGGCCTTGACAGAGTCAGGAGATTTCTCCATTGCTTCCACATACGTGCTGCTTGGTAGTCAGACCCCCTCATCTTTCATGTTTGAAAGGGTTTGGCACCCTGTAATTCCAATCAAGATATCATTCTTCATGGTAAGATTGCTGCGGGATCGTTTACCGTTGGCATCGTCCCTAGGAAGGTTGCAAGTCTATGGCCCTTCCAAGTGTTTTTGCTGCTTGGCCTCGCAATCTGAGTCGTTGGATCATGTCTTTGCGGAAGGTGAGTTAGCTCTTTTCCTGTGGACCTTTTTTGGGAATAGCGCTGGAGTGAGTTATAGAGGTATGGGGGTGCGGTCGCGTTTGGCAACTTGGTGGTGCCAACCGGTTCGGCACTCTCGTTTGGAATCATTACATTCGGTTTTGCCTTGCATTATTTGTTGGCATATTTGGTTGGCACGGAATCTTGCAATTTTTGAAGGGCAGCTCCTGCGTCGACAGACCATTTGTGACCGTATCTTGGCAGATGTCGTAGGGCTATTTTCCAAGAAGTTTGCAGGTGAGTTTATTGGGGTTGGCTCCTGGTCGACGGTCCTCTCCATCTTCTCTGGGTGGAGGCCTCGGTATTCCCATAGAGTGGTTTGTTGGGAATTTCCAGTCCAGGGAGCCTTCAAGTTAAATACGGATGGGTGCTCGCTTGGCAATCCGGGCGTTAGTGGCGGGGGTGGTGTGCTTAGGGACTCGTCTGGTGCTTTGTTGTTTGGCTTTTCTGTTCCGTTTGGGGAACTTACATGTCTGCAAGCGGAGATAAAGGCTTTGGTGTTTGGGGTGCAACAATGCCGTCTTCGGGGTTTCTCGCGGATTCGGGTGGAGGTGGATTCTCTTGTGTTAGTCAACCTCCTGGTAAGACAAGTCAGGTGTCCGTGGTCAGTTCGGTCGGATCTAGAATCGTTACGGGCTGTCCAAGGGTTGGAGTGGACGGTGGGGCATTGTTATCGGGAAATGAATCAAGTGGCGGATGCCTTAGCCAAGGTTGGGGCACATTCTGAGGGTACTATTTTGTATACGACACAGTCTGAGTTGCCAAGGGTGGCAAGGGGGGCCTTAGGTTTAGATAGGTCGCAGATTCCTGCGATTCGTACTCGAGCTATTTCTCACTGA